Proteins encoded within one genomic window of Glycine soja cultivar W05 chromosome 1, ASM419377v2, whole genome shotgun sequence:
- the LOC114414178 gene encoding ABC transporter G family member 21-like: protein MMPPQQETSITSNIPAITNRPENSSAHAEPPGSATNDIKPTFTINDIHNHTSQNHQVAPSAPRFSILQQSLRPVTLKFEDVSYSITFGRDNNGCVSPQKPKHTRTVLNGVTGMVGPGEVMAMLGPSGSGKTTLLTALAGRLDGKLSGAITYNGHPFSSSMKRNIGFVSQDDVLYPHLTVLESLTYAAMLKLPKSLTREEKMEQVEMIIVDLGLSRCRNSPVGGGAALFRGISGGERKRVSIGQEMLVNPSLLLLDEPTSGLDSTTAQRIMAMLQSLAGAYRTVVTTIHQPSSRLYWMFDKVVVLSDGYPIFTGQTDQVMDYLESIGFVPVFNFVNPADFLLDLANGIVADAKQEEQIDHHEDQASIKQFLVSSYKKNLYPLLKQEIQQNHRELAFLTSGAPRSSENQWTTSWWEQFMVLLKRGLMERRHESYSRLRIFQVLSVSILSGLLWWHSDPSHIHDQVGLLFFFSIFWGFFPLFNAVFAFPLERPMLMKERSSGMYHLSSYYVARMVGDLPMEFVLPTIFVTISYWMGGLKPSLVTFVLTLLIMLFNVLVSQGIGLALGAILMDVKQATTLASVTMLVFLLAGGYYIRHIPFFIAWLKYISFSHYCYKLLVGVQYSVNEVYQCRQGLHYRIRDFPAIKCLGLDSLWGDVAVLAVMLIGYRVVAYLALRMGLHH from the exons ATGATGCCTCCTCAGCAAGAAACCTCTATTACATCAAACATTCCGGCCATCACCAACCGGCCCGAAAACAGCTCCGCCCACGCCGAACCACCGGGCTCCGCCACCAACGACATTAAACCCACTTTCACGATCAATGACATTCACAACCATACTTCTCAGAACCACCAAGTAGCTCCTTCAGCACCCAGATTTTCTATTCTTCAGCAATCCTTGCGCCCCGTTACCCTCAAA TTTGAGGATGTTTCCTACAGCATAACCTTTGGAAGGGACAATAATGGTTGTGTATCTCCTCAAAAGCCAAAGCACACAAGGACAGTGCTGAATGGTGTGACCGGTATGGTGGGGCCAGGGGAGGTCATGGCAATGTTGGGTCCCTCAGGGAGCGGCAAGACCACCTTACTCACCGCCCTCGCCGGCCGTCTTGACGGAAAACTCTCCGGCGCCATCACGTACAACGGCCACCCTTTCTCCAGCTCCATGAAGAGGAACATAGGGTTTGTGTCCCAAGATGACGTGTTATATCCTCACCTCACTGTGCTTGAGAGTCTAACCTATGCTGCCATGTTGAAACTTCCCAAGAGTTTGACTAGAGAAGAGAAAATGGAACAAGTTGAAATGATCATTGTGGACCTAGGGCTGTCCCGGTGCCGGAACAGCCCTGTTGGTGGTGGAGCCGCCTTGTTTCGGGGGATTTCGGGTGGGGAGCGAAAGCGGGTCAGCATCGGGCAAGAGATGTTGGTGAACCCGAGTTTATTGTTGCTGGATGAGCCAACATCTGGGTTGGACTCCACCACGGCTCAACGCATCATGGCGATGCTCCAAAGCCTCGCCGGAGCTTACCGGACCGTGGTGACTACCATTCACCAGCCCTCAAGCCGGTTGTATTGGATGTTTGATAAGGTGGTGGTGTTGTCGGATGGGTACCCGATTTTTACCGGGCAAACGGATCAAGTCATGGATTATCTTGAGTCCATTGGGTTTGTacccgttttcaatttcgtgaACCCCGCTGATTTTCTGCTTGACCTTGCTAATG GCATAGTTGCTGATGCCAAACAAGAAGAGCAGATAGATCACCATGAGGATCAAGCTTCAATCAAACAGTTCCTAGTTTCATCATATAAGAAGAACTTATACCCTCTTCTCAAACAAGAGATTCAACAGAATCATAGAGAACTAGCATTTTTAACTTCAGGAGCACCTAGAA GTTCTGAGAACCAATGGACCACTAGCTGGTGGGAGCAATTCATGGTTCTTCTTAAGAGGGGTTTAATGGAAAGGAGGCATGAATCTTATTCGAGATTAAGGATTTTCCAAGTCTTGTCTGTCTCAATTCTCTCAGGACTTCTGTGGTGGCATTCTGATCCCTCACATATACACGATCAG GTAGGCCTGCtattcttcttctccatcttcTGGGGGTTCTTCCCTCTCTTCAATGCCGTCTTCGCTTTTCCATTGGAACGACCAATGCTGATGAAAGAAAGATCATCAGGCATGTACCATCTCTCCTCCTACTATGTAGCCAGGATGGTAGGGGACTTACCAATGGAATTTGTGCTTCCCACCATCTTTGTAACCATCTCTTATTGGATGGGTGGACTCAAGCCATCGTTGGTTACATTTGTGTTAACCCTCTTGATCATGCTTTTTAATGTGCTGGTCTCTCAAGGAATAGGCCTTGCACTTGGTGCCATTCTAATGGATGTGAAACAAGCCACAACCTTAGCTTCAGTGACTATGTTGGTGTTTCTTTTGGCTGGAGGTTACTACATTCGGCATATTCCATTCTTTATAGCTTGGTTGAAGTACATTTCTTTCAGTCACTATTGTTATAAGCTTCTTGTAGGAGTGCAGTACTCAGTAAATGAGGTCTATCAGTGTAGACAGGGATTGCATTATAGGATAAGAGATTTTCCTGCCATTAAGTGTCTAGGGCTTGATAGTTTGTGGGGAGATGTGGCTGTTTTGGCTGTAATGTTGATTGGATACAGAGTTGTGGCTTATTTAGCTTTGAGGATGGGGCTGCATCATTGA